Within Tribolium castaneum strain GA2 chromosome 10, icTriCast1.1, whole genome shotgun sequence, the genomic segment AGAAATATACGACTGGATTAGTTTTTATCacgtttgatttattattaacttgatAGTTTTATTATCATTGAAAATCGGATTGGCGGAGAGATAtaaaaagaaacaattttaaaacaatgtagtacaaaaaatacaatgagAGTGTTGTGTTTTCTTGTCGCCCTGTTTGTCGGCACCTTCGGGGATCCTGAAGTGGCAATTCGCGCAACACCCGACGATGTCACTTACTACCTTTACACTAAACATAATGTAGATGCAGGCCACAGTTTCCAAAGACTTAGCTCGAGTCTTCCTCATTTCGACGCGAAAAAACAAACTTATATTTTGATCCACGGCTGGATGGATGGCTACAATGCCAGTGTTAACAACTACGTCAAATCTGCGCTTTTGCAAATCCACGATGTTAACATTTTTGTCGTGGACTGGAGCCCCATTGCCAAAACTCTCTACTCAACAGCTCGCAATTCTGTCACAAGTATCGGACAATTTGTCGGTGATTTCGTCAACGATCTGATCGAAACTTATGGTGTTAGTAGCtccaaaattgttttaattggaCACAGTCTCGGTGCCCACATTGCCGGAAATGCTGGAAGCGGGGTGAAAACCCCAGTGGGGCACATTATCGGGTTGGACCCCGCAGGGCCTGGATTTTCGTTGGAAGAGACGGGAGATCGCCTTGATCCAAGTGACGGGCAATACGTGCAAGTTATTCACACGCATGGGCGTCTTCTGGGTTTTAGTTTTTCTATTGGACATGTTGATTATTTCCCCAATGGTGGAAAGGTACAAGCTGGGTGCGGACTCGATCTTGCTGGTGCTTGTTCACACGCTAGATCTTTCCAATATCTGGCCGAAGCGATAACTGGCGGAGAATTTGTAGCAACGAAATGTGATAACTATTCGGACTATCAAAACGGTAAATGCGCAAACAACCAAAAGGCACTTATGGGCTCTCTGGTCGCCGACCAAAGGTAActatcgaaaattttgaccGAAAACAATGTTTTGTTGTAGCGTTTTCGGAGATTATTTCTTGGACACCAACAAAGCAGAGCCATTTGCCCAAGGATAGACGACTCCACCGTTGTACAAatgataaaacaataaataatttacgaaAACAAATGCGTTCTTCTTTCAAAACTCAACCGTGTTTTAGACAACTATTGAGACgctttgtttagtttttttgaatgcaagtcacaaaaaaatagaacaattgttgtttaaaataataaatatcgaaaaaacTGTCGCGATAACAAAGTTACACGAAAGAAATTTGATATTGTAGTTATCGCTAAGTGTTTTGAATTTCATTCAACAATTTGCGTCTCACTTCTTCTAACGTGATGCTACCTTGTATTTTTAAGACTTTATTTCTTGATTTGAAACCCTAGAAACAAACTTTGATAGCAATTCTTCTGTGGAATGTAACTACCCAGTTACTAACCCTATCTAACGTAACATCACTTTTTCTGAGCCCTAATACAGACGCCATGTACTTTACTAATTCGGTATTTGCCTCGCCCTCACTTGGGGGTGCATTAATTTGGACTCCAACTCCGTCTGAGTTaatgcctttaaaaaacgaagtaTATATATACTTAAGTggaaacataataaaaattttaccgGTTATAGCGTTTTGTTTTGCCCCTGGTTTGGCTAGTActgaaataattatattttttgacttatttaaaGTGATGGGGCCTTCTTCCTcctaaaattgtgttattgtcAGTTTTTGTTTCGAAATAGAAAAGTTATACTTTTGTTACTACTTCTTTTTCCTTCTGAgtacttttacttttagctTTTTTCGACATTTCTCTAACGAAATTTCGCCTTTTactgaaaaactgacaaaTCATGAGAATTTCTAACACTCTTCTAATGCTTGAAATGAGGTTATGTAACACCAGCGATAAGTGACAGGTTGAGGttacatatttatttacaaaagtattactttacatttacattgaatgacaaaaaaatgccaaaaaaattctccacCGAAAATACCAAAGCTGTGGCAGCACGCGAACGTAAAAAAGCTGCAAAAGACGCCGAAGTGGCCAAAAAACAGCAACAATTAGAAGAAGCCTACTGGCAAGATGACgacaaattaatcaaaaagaaGCAACAGAGAAAGGTATAGCCGCTAAAAAGCCGTTTTGTTTCTAATTTAACTACGTTAGGAGGAGCAAGAACGTAAAAGGGAGCAACAATTAGCCAAAAAACAGGAAGCCAAGCAGCTCCTGGAACAGGAAATGAGCTCTATTAAAAAAGCCGGAAAGCCTGCGCCGCCACCCAAAGTGACACGATCCCAAATTTCGGACACCATAGCCAAAAAAGAGCCAGAAAAGAAGGAAAAAGTTGTAACGCATCTGGACGAACCCTTGCAGGAAAACATCAACAGGCTCAAGATTGAGGGGGAGGAGGCCAGGACTGTGGACGAGGCCATTGGAATATTGAggtatcatttttttttgcttttttacattcgagatttttaatttaattatataaaGTCGCCGGTTGAAATGGGGCGGTGGTGCTTCGATTATCCGATCTTTGATAATCCGTTACACCTACGGGTGtgcaaattaacaaaaacgtgtttctacaaaaaacaagaaaaatatgaatttgtAAATAAGTGCTGTATagctttgttttaaaattttcaattttcatacCACCGTCTCGATAATACAAGTTTTTTTCAGATGCGAGAGGTCTCACCTAACCGGATTATTGATACTCCActgtatttcatttattacagtaaataatattaattaattaattaataccaAAGTTATGTAGGTAACAAGTACCTACGTATATAGTAGTATTTAAATGTACTATTCAGATTCTGTGTTAATTAATACTCGTAATAAGGGTGGAAGGAGAGATTAATACTccttttcaaaaacaaattttattattttattgaaatacgACGAAATTTAAACGTAACGGCGTCGGGGTCGGGTCGCCATTTTGTCGTGTTTTCGTGAAGTGGTAAACATCCTTGgtacatttttgtgttttttttttatttttatcaaccttattattcaaaataattattttaagctcGAAACCGGATGATATCGACAAGCACCCCGAGCGTCGGATGAAGTCTGCATTTACAGCGTACGAGACGAGACGTCTGGAGGAACTGAAGGCTGAAAACCCCACACTTCGCCTGTCCCAGTTGAAGCAAATGATATTCAAAGAGTGGCAAAAATCGCCGGAGAATCCTCTGAATAAACAATAATGTCGCAACCAAGTGATCATCATCGTGAATATGCCGAAATAATTTCTTACGCACTAACCTACTTATACTTGACGCTTTATTGTTTTACCGGTTTTATTAGACGAATTGTTATGAAGTCAGTGTATTTTGTTGGTACCGTTAATAGATAATTTATGACACACAAATATTTCATTTCATTGCATAACCCTATAAATCATGTCGCGTTTCGTGTGGGTAAGGCTGGAGGAGGGACGTCGGGAATGTTTGGGTTTCTCTTCAGGTTTGCGATCTCGTGTTTAGGATCATCGGCTTTTTGGTAAATTTCTTCGGGTAGTGTTTTTGGCTTTTCGGGCTGAGTTTCCTGCGCGTAGTAGCCCGGAGGGGCGTAGGCGTATGGTACGAACCGCTCCACAGGTAGTGGTTGTAGCGCACTTTGTAACTCCTCATTTTCTGGTTTGCCTACTTTCGGTGGTGTCGCAACCTTAAAATAACAACTCGTGCTGTTCTCCTGGCAGAGTCTCACTTACGAAGGTGGCGATCGGCGATTGATAGAAAAAGGGCGGTAGTGCTATTCCGAGGGATGTTGTCCTCAACACCGGCTCGTAGACGGGGAGGGCATGACTAGGGGATAAATTCTTCTTCGTGCTTATCAAAACGTTGTATATCTTTGGGGTTCTCGGATCAGCACGTACCAGGAATAACAGTGCTGACAATGAAAACAATCTGTACATAGTATCTGCAAAAAGACATTGAATTAAAGGTCACCGCCTTCATCAAGCAGATCTCCGAATTTTTTAGGTAAACCTGTTTGAGTAATGATGCAGTGAGACTAATCTCTAGTTACGGTTGGCTACGCTCTTCAGTAACGTGGATTCAATGATTTTCGCAGGAACTGAGTAAtgctgaatttaatttttgccaaaCCGCACGTCCCGATTATAATTGCAAATCGGAGACTGTAATTGATCCAGTTTTTCGGCTGCGTGTTAATTACACCAAGGGtgattaattgttaatttacaCAGGCCACTGAATGGACGATTTATGAAAAGGTCGCCGGTGGACTTAGCGCACTTGGAAAAATTGAATGAACACTAGCACATGTTATTGTTTACCTTGTATAAATTGTTTCACGTCACAACTGCAAATAATTGCCTTGATAGAACAGAGAGGTCTTATATAGTTCTTGAGGTTGTTCTTTGTGCCGCTCAACTATTCGTGTTCACTTGTGAAGTACATTTTTCAGATAAATCCCTTCACTGGGAGCCTTGCATACGACCAAGGtatttgcaattaattacGTTGTTGTGATCACTCCGAGTAAATTTTCCCACGGatgaatgaaaatttttttgatggaCCTGACTTAGGCGTGGGCCTGATGAAATATTCCAAGGAAAAAGGCATTAGCCAACTGGAAGGAGTGTCGGAAATCATCCGAGCCAGGTGCACATTGTCTCAGTACCAAGCCTCTTACCAATTCAAGTACGAGCGGGAGATAAGGTGACAAgaaaaactagtttaattcGCAAGAATTTATTcaggaaaaaatcaaacagcGTTTTCGGTTTTGTTCTTCAACTCGTAGCCGAAGATTTGCACAAAGAAATGGAATCCTTTCCCGTATTCGGTTTCCACGTTGAATTCGATGTAGTTGTGTCCGACTCCGCCTCCCGCATACGACGGGTACCCTCCTTCGCCATTGGGCACTTCGTCGTAGATATTGGCACAAGTGATGTAAACCTCACCTTCCACATTGATCTAAAAAACGACACGTGCTCTTAATAAGGTCACCCGAAGCACAATTTGTTCCTATCGCACCCACAATCGGTTCGGAAATCGTAACCTTGTCACTATTTCCAAACCCTACCAAAAGTCAACCTACTCTTATTCCGGCACCGACGTGACTTTTTCCGTCATTATACAGTATGATATTCTCCTGGTGGAGGACACTGTCGGTGGGTTTGCACCGCCCGACGAGCAGATTGTGCGGCTTTTTTAATACTTGGTGTACGACtgcaaatattttgataaaaaggaTTCTAAGGGTTGTTTTATTACTCACTCGAACCCCGAGCCACTTTTCGCGTTTTTATTGTCGTATAAGCTGATGGTGCAGAAATGGGATCCACTGCTGGTGCACACTTGATGAAAGAAATAAACGCCAAAAAAACGATCACCCGGATATACATTCTCGGAAGATCTTAGGACTGGGTTTAGTGAAGAATTAATAGGATGGACAAAGGGTTATCGACTGACCCCGAGATACGACGCTTTTGTTCCGATTGACAAAAATTGtgtcaaacatttttattttcgtccAAACATCatcattttattcattttaaataaacgtattaaaaaaacgaaataacaattttgggAAGAATAATTTGAAACGGGATAACGTGGTGCGTAGCGCCGCCACCTGCGACCAAATAAATAGTTAAAAGATCAAGTGACCTGCGTTCGAAACCGTCTTGTTTCAGCAACGGCGGCTAGATGGTGCTATTTGGTgtctttttttctgaaaattttccaaaacagaagtttttgattttataaatttctttcACTTCACTTATATTACTACAGCATTCATCAATAATTGGCCTTGATGTTGCGGAAATTCCGCTTAAGTGATTTATTTCGTCGCTAAATGTGTTTGCAACCGGAAATCGTAATTTTGCCTAGTGGatatttagtttgttttttggaaaaatctcGGTTATTATTTCGCGCTCCATTGGGACAGTAATAAATGGGTTTCATTTTCTAGCGCGAGcttttgttgtttttcgaGCGTCgtgctttgttttaaatagtttaataaaatttaaaggtttaATGAGGTAATTTAAGTGGTGAGTAAAATAAGTGGATTGAGTTTGGAAATATTATCCTGGGCGCCAGTAAAAGGCGTCATGTACCTCGAATGCAGATTATTTGGGAGAAGTGGCGTATTTTGCGTCAATAAACGGACGGTACGCAAGGCATTCGTTTGGATTACCgctaataaaaacaaatgtttAAGTATTAGATTAAAGGTTTAAATAAAGACTCCTTTTTTGTAATGGGCGTAGGTATTAATGAAGACGTATTGGAAAATTTATTGCCGAgccaacaaaaatatatattataattaaaatgagagatttttattaagcgtttacatTTGCGCCGGCGAATtgttccttttttattaatttaaagatAATTTTGCATTCGACCGTTTCACTTTATATTAATAGCCTCACTAACACAGCTCAAGCGTCAAATAATTGGATTGCTTAAACAAAAACACGTTTCATCACCAATTGACGCTAAAACGCGCGGTAAAGcctaacatttttatttcattttaatgaAGTTTCTTCAAAACATAATCACGCCGAAACGCATCCGATTCCTGCAATTCTTttctaaatcaaaatttatcgcccaaaataaaacagaaatgACTTCATCCAACTTTTCACACGCTCACGGGACACCACCTCTACGTTAATCCTAGAGCGACACTAAAACTCCAAAGtatgttttataaaatattcagaaaaaataaaaccgaaaTGGTTATCACATAATAAAATTGGCCGGAAGTTTGGATAGGCCATCGTGTATCATGAGAACGGTTAATTATCCGGCAATTGTAACTGACTGGTATGTAGTGTTGTAGTTGGCGAttgattaaaatagtttagttTGTTCGACAGCCTGTTGGTTATTTAAGTGATGTTATAGCAGCAAAGTAGTAAAGTCTGTTTTCtgcgaaatatttttattttgcttttgaGCGTTATAATGCAAGCTGGCATGCATATAGCTGTGCGTTGGGCATTAAACGACAAGAGAAAACGTACAACAAATATGTAAATGCAAATTCTATTAGCTATTTAGAAGCAAAGAACCGTCTTTTATTTGGACGTGCATTTGCACGAGcaagttttttattgtttgaaagCCGGGACTTGGACAAATGTAACATAAAAATCCTTAATTTAGCAAAATGATAAACGGATCAAAATGACGGTTGGCCGCATTTCTgcgttaataaatattaacattAACACCAATCATTCTTTATCCGCGTTGTGCTCGTTGGAAACTGACGTTCGTGATATACAGTCTACTTGTATTAGAAGTTcgctttattatttatgtttagcTGTGATGTATGATTCTATATTTCTCAGAGAATATAAGTTAACATCTGTAGATCACCTGACGCGTTGCAAAAGCGATCCATGATATTGAATTCGGATAGCGTGAATAATACATACAATAATTGGATTTCAGAGGGGGTGGTGGCTAAGCTATATCAGAAATAATCTGAGCATACACGTACTCTCGTTCCGATTACATGATTCGTCACGTACGCGGAATTAAAAATCGccccaaaaatattaaatttgctttagcCGACAAGAATAGAATCAGTACAGTGTTCCATTCGGCGAAAAAACGGCTTTTTAAGTCGCTAATGAAGGCCTGATAGATCGCCTTATTCTATTAGCACCATCAATCAATAGGCGAGGAATTTTTTCCGATTTAAATTAACCGGACGACTTGAAAAATTCGCTCCGTATTGATTGGCCACTCTCAATTATGCAAACCAATTAGTGATctcttttgttttgaaactAGTTTGATCTAGTTTTAGAATTTATGGACCTATCAACCGAACAAAAAGTCCGAATCGaactttttacaattttatgcaaataacttTGATTTTTATCGATGACGCGTTATCTCTCTTGCATGTTTCACTGACTACGGCGTAAAGTTCAGTTAGCACAGATGAAGAGTTTACAACATGGTTTGACCGTATATTACCAGGATAAGGTTTACGAGTTAAACTATGAGGAATATTATGATGTGTTCGCCAATGACAAACGACACTTTTTAAACGCACAACT encodes:
- the LOC658481 gene encoding inactive pancreatic lipase-related protein 1; the protein is MRVLCFLVALFVGTFGDPEVAIRATPDDVTYYLYTKHNVDAGHSFQRLSSSLPHFDAKKQTYILIHGWMDGYNASVNNYVKSALLQIHDVNIFVVDWSPIAKTLYSTARNSVTSIGQFVGDFVNDLIETYGVSSSKIVLIGHSLGAHIAGNAGSGVKTPVGHIIGLDPAGPGFSLEETGDRLDPSDGQYVQVIHTHGRLLGFSFSIGHVDYFPNGGKVQAGCGLDLAGACSHARSFQYLAEAITGGEFVATKCDNYSDYQNGKCANNQKALMGSLVADQSVFGDYFLDTNKAEPFAQG
- the LOC103312272 gene encoding UPF0235 protein C15orf40 homolog, with protein sequence MICQFFSKRRNFVREMSKKAKSKSTQKEKEVVTKEEEGPITLNKSKNIIISVLAKPGAKQNAITGINSDGVGVQINAPPSEGEANTELVKYMASVLGLRKSDVTLDRGFKSRNKVLKIQGSITLEEVRRKLLNEIQNT
- the LOC658329 gene encoding coiled-coil domain-containing protein 124, whose product is MPKKFSTENTKAVAARERKKAAKDAEVAKKQQQLEEAYWQDDDKLIKKKQQRKEEQERKREQQLAKKQEAKQLLEQEMSSIKKAGKPAPPPKVTRSQISDTIAKKEPEKKEKVVTHLDEPLQENINRLKIEGEEARTVDEAIGILSSKPDDIDKHPERRMKSAFTAYETRRLEELKAENPTLRLSQLKQMIFKEWQKSPENPLNKQ
- the LOC103312271 gene encoding uncharacterized protein LOC103312271, whose product is MYRLFSLSALLFLVRADPRTPKIYNVLISTKKNLSPSHALPVYEPVLRTTSLGIALPPFFYQSPIATFVATPPKVGKPENEELQSALQPLPVERFVPYAYAPPGYYAQETQPEKPKTLPEEIYQKADDPKHEIANLKRNPNIPDVPPPALPTRNAT
- the LOC100141910 gene encoding uncharacterized protein LOC100141910, whose protein sequence is MYIRVIVFLAFISFIKCAPAVDPISAPSAYTTIKTRKVARGSIVHQVLKKPHNLLVGRCKPTDSVLHQENIILYNDGKSHVGAGIRINVEGEVYITCANIYDEVPNGEGGYPSYAGGGVGHNYIEFNVETEYGKGFHFFVQIFGYELKNKTENAV